From Oreochromis niloticus isolate F11D_XX linkage group LG1, O_niloticus_UMD_NMBU, whole genome shotgun sequence, a single genomic window includes:
- the LOC109202805 gene encoding adhesion G-protein coupled receptor G5-like, translated as MIFAGEAGGKEPERMKWWILWWLMFFLSRQHSACPCQISVRNSGGQGSCKKHCNTNGRCCGSHVDNILKNGNYNEHIEAIKSLQEVLEEEEINGTNSPMSFDNVVALQYKPNSTFEGLNIYASNKREISYNPPHSSTVSVHLPSELKPELGKKIVFLMIKWPETNQNILGSPYDVYDRALVGLSVQGRKISGLKESVNITINLTKEINETQKPSCHFFNFSTHNFSEDGCITLWKRKENHLTCSCDHLTYFAVLMVAASPSPKDQKILTYITLIGCSLSLFTLVITVLLFITNRKVREDVSMRVHINLVIALILLNLHFLLSSTVAAVSSAGLCLYMALALHYSLLATFTWMTLEGFHLYLLLVKVFNIYIKRYLLKLSMVGWGVPAVIVSVVVIIDRGFYGHVPLDTSNSNNTAICYITNNTVKMGTTLGPFSLVFLFNMFMLGATIRRVWILRKSTEFGQSNRDRAKKNMCTLLGVMTLLGITWGLVFFSFGYLTTAGLYLFCILNSFQGFFIFLWFMMSLRKAKTSVTKTSSETRSTST; from the exons ATGATCTTTGCTGGTGAAGCAGGTGGAAAAGAGCCTGAAAG GATGAAGTGGTGGATTCTATGGTGGCTGATGTTTTTTCTGTCACGCCAACACTCTGCATGTCCTTGTCAAATATCGGTTAGAAATTCAGGGGGTCAGGGTTCCTGCAAGAAGCATTGTAACACAAATG GCAGATGCTGTGGGTCGCATGTAGACAACATTTTGAAAAATGGAAACTACAATGAGCATATTGA GGCCATCAAGAGCCTACAAGAGGTTCTagaggaagaagaaataaaTGGAACTAATTCACCAATGAGTTTTGACAATGTTGTTGCTCTCCAGTATAAACCCAATAGTACCTTCGAAGGCCTCAACATTTATGCCAGTAATAAAAGG GAAATATCATACAACCCTCctcacagcagcacagtgagTGTTCACCTGCCGAGTGAACTGAAACCTGAACTGGGCAAAAAGATTGTGTTCCTCATGATTAAGTGGCCTGAAACAAACCAG AATATTTTAGGATCCCCATATGACGTGTATGATCGAGCACTGGTTGGCCTGAGTGTGCAGGGCAGGAAGATATCAGGACTAAAGGAGAGTGTCAACATCACCATCAACCTTACCaaggaaataaat GAAACCCAAAAGCCCTCATGCCACTTCTTTAACTTCTCCACACACA ATTTTAGTGAGGATGGCTGCATCACCCTATGGAAACGTAAGGAGAATCATCTCACCTGTTCCTGTGACCACCTCACATACTTTGCAGTGCTCATG GTGGCTGCTTCGCCATCACCTAAAGACCAAAAGATTTTAACATACAtcactctgattggctgcagtctctctctttttacCCTGGTCATCACTGTTTTGCTCTTCATCACAAATAG AAAAGTCAGAGAAGATGTTTCTATGAGAGTCCACATCAACCTTGTGATTGCACTGATCCTCCTCAACCTGCATTTCCTGCTAAGTTCCACCGTAGCAGCAGTGTCCTCCGCTGGGCTCTGTTTATACATGGCTCTTGCCCTTCACTACTCTCTCCTGGCCACTTTTACCTGGATGACCTTAGAGGGATTCCACCTCTACCTTCTCTTAGTCAAAGTCTTCAACATCTACATCAAGAGATATCTACTCAAACTCAGCATGGTGGGATGGG gtgttcCTGCAGTCATTGTGTCAGTGGTGGTGATCATAGACAGAGGCTTTTATGGCCATGTCCCTTTGGACACGTCTAACTCCAACAACACTGCaat ATGCTATATAACCAATAACACTGTAAAGATGGGGACTACATTGGGACCGTTCAGCTTGGTGTTCCTCTTTAATATGTTCATGTTAGGAGCGACAATCAGACGTGTTTGGATTCTACGCAAAAGCACAGAG TTTGGGCAGAGTAACCGTGacagagcaaagaaaaacatgtgTACCCTGCTGGGAGTCATGACTCTGCTCGGCATTACCTGGGGCCTGGTCTTCTTCTCTTTTGGCTACCTGACCACTGCTGGCCTCTACCTCTTCTGCATCCTGAACTCATTTCAAG GTTTCTTCATCTTCCTGTGGTTTATGATGTCACTGAGAAAGGCTAAAACCTCAGTTACTAAAACAAGCAGTGAAACACGTAGCACAAGCACCTAG